A segment of the Lolium perenne isolate Kyuss_39 chromosome 3, Kyuss_2.0, whole genome shotgun sequence genome:
TATTTCCATctactattttttttctttttaagaACAGCATAATTATGGATAACGCATTCTACTGTATTGATATCATGTGAAGATTCTTTACTGAGTAAACTTGAATAGCTCCTCTTCTGTATTGAAAGCTGGAAATAATTCCTTAAACAACACTCATTTTTTGCATGAGTGGGCATATATGTAGGTGATGCTATTTATTACTGAATAAAAGCAAAACTTCTGCCTGGCAAAAGCTTTACTCAAATAGTTCTCTCTGAAATATTTCACTGAAAATTCAGAATATCGCCCTCTTCCAGGACTAGCATCTCAAGCCTGAACACTGTAGGTAACTGTACGTAGGGATGCAAATTTTGTACGCAGTACTTGTGTGCTTATGAAGTAAATAATGACGTTCTCTTCAAATCACCACACGACACTGGTCTTGTAGAAGAATTTTCCGTACTTGCTTAACAGCCAAATTAGGCAGTTGGTTAAACCTTCTGCAGATAAGACACACAAAAATGAAATTGTGTGATAAGTTAAATGTCTCTTTGGGGATCTGTTTGTTTTTCTTAAAAAGAAATGTAAATATTTGCTGACATTTAATTGCTTGGTATCAAAGATACTGTCCGCAACATGATCAGCGTGCAAGTACGTGGACTGTCGTGTTTGTAACTTATATTTGGACCTACGTGGATAATTCTTTTTTCCTAATATTATATATATGATATATAATATTAGGAAGCATGACtttgcttcgagatcttatgggtttcaactctagcctaccccaacttgtttgggactgaaaggcttggttgtttttGTTGATTATATATATGATAAGTTCCACGCAATCACTTCCAAGGTACTATTTGAAATTTTGCGAACTTTTGGAGAACAACACGCTTATGTTTTCCGTTGCACTGATATCACGTGGAATGACATATTCCTTACTGACTGAAGTTGAGTAGCTCCTTTTCTGCATTGAAACAGGAAATAATTCCAGAAACAGCACTCATTTTTTCATGCCCTGGTAATCTAGAAGATGCTGTATATTACTGAAATAAATACTTCTATATGGCAATAGCTTCATTCAAACAGTTATCCCCAGTATTTCAGTCCAATTTAAGAATATCATCACCCTCTACCAGGACTAGCATCTCAAGCCCCATCTTTCTTCTGTAAAATGTTTTAGCTAATTCTGTTTTGTGTTTACCACAATGTACTGAAATGAATACTTGATAATTTACAAGTATGTTACTCTGCATATTACTTTAGGAGCATATTAGGTGAATTCTTGGTAAACACATAGTACCAAATTCCGGATTCAGTAGTTTGTTAAACCTTGTGTGTACAATACATGCTGAAATACTACTGTGCAAATAAACCTTTTTAGTGCTCAGTATCAGGGGTAAGCTGTTTTTCCGTGACATGGTTTGCATGCAAGTATGTGGATTTCCTGTTCTGTTTTTAACTTTTTTTTTTGGACCTACTGATGATTTACAAAAAAAATTCTTATGATAGTTCCGTGCAATCATTTACATCTACTCTTTGAAAAATTTGCTAACTTCTGGAGAACAACATACTTTTGTGTTCCATTGTTACTTATATTATGTGGAAAGACATACCTGTTAGTGACTGAAGTTGAATAGCTCCTTTTCTGTATCCAAAGTCAAAACCAGGACGAAACAACACTCATCTTTTTATTGACCTGGTATGCATCCGTATGACGTTGTTTATACTGAAATCATTACCTGTACATGGGAATAACTTCACTCAAACAGTTCTCTTTAGTATTTCAATGAACATTCAGAATATCACCTTCTACAAGGAGTAGCATCTCGGGCTCATTTCCCTATTTCATTTGAGGTAGCTGTTTTGTATTTACCACATTTACCTAGCAGCCAGGTATACCGAATGCTTCTTGCTGATATTTGATGTTATTATACATTGAAATCTGTGATCATGTTTCCATCCACACTTGACTGCATTTACATGATGGTCTTCCTCTTGTCTTGGCAGGGCAATCTGCGCACCTACAGGTACTGCGACAGCGTGTGGactttcaacctgaaagacgtgaCGTTCAGGAACGGGGACATTTCAGAGGATATTGGCAAGTTGAAGATCGTGGCATGCGATTCCAATTTGCTGAAGCCTAAAGTGCCTCCACAAGAGTAGTTACTTGCCAGGGGTCCAGCCCTATAACCATACTTTTAGACCAGGCGCCTCCCACCCAAATCAAATAGTCATGGATTCCGGTTATTGAATCATTTCACCTCTCATTGCTATCTTTTGTTGGGCTTCAAAGTTGTTGTCATTGATGATCTCACATTTTTTGTGCCGATGACATAATCTGGTTGGTGACGTGACTGTAAGAGTAGAATGTGACATGTTCATGATGTTAAAACTTTGTAACGCGAATTGGGTGCTCCTCCGTAATGAGACTCTTGAGGCTGCATTCTGACTCGGAGAATGGTTATCTCCCAGTTCTTTCTTCCAGCACAACCGATCAAAGCCAACTTTAACTTTGTGGATGACTGAAATTAACAGCAGGAGTTGTCATTTGTGGATATGTTGTCAAGCTGTGAAGGTACAGTACGTAGATCGTGTAATGAATTGTGATCATATATTGAAGTCTCCAGACTTGTATTGTACTACTACTACTATGTATGTCTCTCTCCTTGAAGTCTCCAGACTTGTATTGTACTACTATGGCACCAAAACGAGGCTATTTTCACCGCCGCTCTGCTGTGGCCAACAAACCTCTCCCGCCACTGGAGGACATCGTCTTTGAGATCCTCTCACAGCTGCCGGCCAGGTCCCTCTGTCCCTGAGCATGGACGTGGAAAAGGCACCACCCAACATCACTGGCAGAATCGGCCTTTGCAACTGGCACTTGGACCATAGATTCGGTCGCTAGCCCTAGCTGAATCCTCTTTATGCATTTCTAAAGTGTTCTTTAAACAGACTGAGTTCATGGCTACTTTAAATTGTTTTTCTGCTCCATATTGCCTCTGTTGCTGATTTCCAGTGTTGTCTGAATGACTAGGATTCAggagtgtttgtttcaaacatacACCTGTTCACCAAGGTAGATCTGGAAGTCTAAATAGTACGTACACGGAGAACGCCCGATCCAGTCAACATAAAAACTGGGAGGGAAAACTATTTACATCAGGTCTCCAGATGAGCCTCACAGGCTAAAAGTGAACATGGATTCCAAGGGCAGCTGTCGAGGGTGGAACTTGAGCTCGTTCTGGAATCTCTGCAGCACGAAGCGCTCCTCCTCCGTTATGAGAGTCGTCACGGTGCACTCCGACTTGGAGAACGGTTCTCTCCCGGTCCTTCCGGCGCGGTGAAGGTAGTCGGTCGCCGTCTTAGGGAGGTCGAAGTTGTATATGTGGCTGGTCTGCGGAAGATCAAACCCTCTGCTCGCTATATCTGTAGAAACTAGTAGGAAACCTTTTTCCTTGACTTCCTGCAGATGGATATTACGTTCATGGTTCTTGCGATCAACATAATGAAGATTCTGGGAGTTCGGCAAAAACAGTTGGAATGGGTGCACTTACGGTGAATGAGGTAGCCCTGGCGTTGAAATTCATATCTTCTTCTAGTAGAAGCACCTCTAGGGCACCTTTGTACTCGGTTCTCAGAAACTCAACAACAAGGGTGGATGAAGGAGGATTTCCAGCCCTTTTGGATTTCTCGGACTGAAGAAAATGGTTACGACGGTTATCAAACAGAATACTGATCTCAGACTCCTACAATCATTTCAGTCAGGAAAATTGGCAACACATCGATTATGTGATCAACTACTAAACTGACCAGAATTGTTACATGAATGCAAGTTTCTCAAACGAAAGTAATTCAGACTTTGAACTGGGCATTGACCATAGCATCACGCCCCTACATTAGCAGAAACTGACAACATGACAGATCCCTTATGATAGTTCATAAATTAGCACTTCAGGAAGCAGGTGAAACAATATCCCATGGGCCATGGTACTACAGCAATTTTATaatcaacatggcatggcaagtcATAAAATGAATGAATTTATATTATTACCTGTTGAGCGACAAATATAATCACCGACTTTGGTGCATCCCTCTCCAGCAAGGATAGCAAGACATGCAACCGTTCCTTCTTACTGCAGATCTGTACATTGATTGTGTTGTCATAAGGATTAAGAATCAGACTGGTCAAAAAAGAACTTTCAGGAACGAGGAGATTGATCGTGCAACTTGTGCTTGTGCACTTCACGATCAGAGGGAAAGGCCCACGGGATTATTTAGAATAAGGGAAGGTCTGCCATGCATGTGAGTAAGTGGTTGCGGTCGTGGGAGCAGAGGAATGAGCAAATTGAAATGTATCTTTGCAGGAAATAAGTGAGGAACTTTAAGATGAAAGTGAACCATTGAAAATATATGCTCACCACATATGTGTGATTTAGGTGCGAAGGCATGGGATGTACAGGGTTGACATGAACATGAACCACATCGCTCTGCACGAAGACAAGACACACAAATGTGAAAATTAGCACTTGTACCTGAAGTTCAAAATGCACAGCCATTAAGACAGTAATGAGAATGCATATTCATTGCGTGTAGACAAACAATCCCAACAGTACATGACAGGCGAATGGATGTTTAGATCTACCTTGGTCCATTTATGTTGTACGCAGTCGTGCACAAAGCGATTGTGCTGAGGTATGGATGCACTAGCAAATATGGTTTGACGACTGGAAGCTGCTGTGTAAGAATTCAATATTTTGCGAAGGGGGTTCACTTGCTTTGACGATCCAAAAATAAAATCAACCTGACAAAACAACAAGCTTTTGCATTAGTTATTCTCTGTCCGAACGAATACGCATGGCGTCTTAGAAGATATGCAGACAACTGATACGCGATTTTGCTTTGTGGCTGAAGAATAGAGCGGGTCACCTCGTCGATAACTAGtattttgatggatccaagactGAAAGCACGCTTCTCAACCATTTGACACAAGCTTGCAACGGTAGCCACGATTATTGCAGGGGGCTCTGCCTGGCAACAGGCCGATGTTGTTAGCAGGGAGACAGCACAAAAGATGAGAGAAATACATTCATAATAACAACAGTCTATCTGCGCCTAGAACGAAGAAATTATACATGGATGGATGGGCACATCTTCCAAGCCAATTTTCCTTGCTATGTCATAACTTCCTGTGCAATATGATCATACAAACATAAAGGGACCTTACACTCCACCAATATGAAATCTACATCTAACAATGTCATTCTTTTTGTGTACCAAAATGTTTGTGCAGTTAAGTATTGCATATGGCACAGACACAAAATCCACCAAAAGATGGTTACTTACTTTTACCCAGCTCTTTTGCCTTTTCAGCATCCCACCATCAAGCAAAGCCATGACGTTGCAAGTCTTGGCCGCGAGAAGTCTAGCAACCTTGGTGACCTTGCGGTCGCAGTAGTGTATTAACAGTTAACATGCGAGTCAGACCCTCACCACCAGGCACATAACACAGGCATCAACAACATTTCAGAGcaaagcaacagctaccacctcaCCTGAATGCCAAGCTCTCGTGTCGGGACGATAACCAGCGCCTGCACGGAGGACCGCCCCACGTCTACCACCGAGAAGATCGACAGGAGGTAGGCCAGCGTCTTCCCAGAACCTGTCTACATCCAACCCCCACAAATGTACACTAAGATCACATCGCCATTTTACAATCTGAAATGTCTGAAGGAACTGACAGAGGCGGCGACCACCTGAGCGTGGAGGATGCAGTCCTGGCCGGAAAGTAGCAGTGGCAGGGATTGCTCCTGGACCTCGGTGGGCACCAGGTACCCGACATCCTCGGCCCTGCAAAATGGCAGGAACTTCTCTTCAGTGAGAAACCGAGACCAATGGAGCTGTGGCGATGGGGTTCCGGTCTGGTACCTCTGGATGACGTGGTCCGGGACGCGGCCGGCGCAGACCTCGcggagggtggcggcggcggcggcgacggcgcgaaGTGGGCGGGGGCGGTACGCGGATGGGGCGAGGCGGGTGGTGCTGGGGATGGAGTTCAGGGTGCTGGGGAGTGGATAAAGGTGGCCGGTGAGCGTCGCCGTGGACGCTGCCGATGCCATGGGGGATGCTCGGAGGCTTGGCGGCAGTCGCCGGCGGGGGTTCGATAGCCGGCGAGCGAGCGGTGCCGGTGGCGGGGAGAGAAGTGGATGAGCCGGAGATGAAGATTGGGGGTTGGGCCGGAAGTAGGCCGGGCCGCGAGTGGAGTTGGGCTCAGGAAGTGAGTGACAAAGCAGGTACTAATGTTTTTTTCTTTATAGCAAATCTAGCCGGACTCTGCTAAAAAGAATAAGCCTCTAAAACTGGTTTACATGATCCTTCATAATTTTATAGAGTCTATAGACTATGGAGATAGTGTGCAAGGAAAGACTACCTGAACTACAGCCTACACTTTTTCTTCCATTTTTCATACCTTTGCTCAAACAAACTCCATCTGACACAAGTTCAAACAACAATGGTTCATACACAGTTCAAACAACATGGTTTAAATACAGTAACATAGTAAAAACAATAAGATAAAAAACAAAATATTACAAAATAGGTTCAAACACGTCAAGCTAGCCACTGGACTGCTTATTCTCAAAGCAAGATAGCATGTTTGTTGCCCCTCCCAACCTATGGCTAATTTAAGGCTTGAACCGAAGTAGTCGTGTTCAGTTTTTCAAAGATTTTTAaaagtttaaatttaaaaaaaacatcagaaaaaaggaaagaaaaaacgaaaaaggcaaaagaaaaaaaacaaaaaaacaaaaacccaGATTTCAGTGTGCCCCAGCCGAGGCTCTGACCAGGTCAGCCAATAGAGGCTCCCCAAAAAAGTATCCAAGAACTATCGTTTGATGAACCTGCTGGGCAtaatctattttttttttgagaaacacagtacaaacgtaggcgctcacatacacgcgcatacactcacccctatgaacgcacacacgcacaccctacccctattagcacctccggaagaccgagccggcggattggatcttgaaattgacgaagtcgccacaggcgcctcgctatcgacgggaacgtcgcctcccactgaaagaatattccgcctttatgagacacacagatgtcaaacctggggtttgaactctggtgggctgggggtacaaccaccctcctaaccacccaacctcaggttgacaGTACATCCAATTCATACTACTCTCTCGGTTTATATTATGGAACGAAGGTAGTACTGTAAAGTAGCCAAAATGAACTGTTGTTTGAAAGGTCGAATTAGAAGGATTTCTTGTTATTTCTATTTTCATTTTATCATCAGGTTCTAGAAATAAGCTCGCCACAAGGAAGTTGGAGGTTGCAAGAGAGTGACATGATTCTGCTCATGAATAATACTGTAGTTACTTACACAGCTACACTTAAATGCTCGAAGTTCTGAAACCTTCTCTTCGGAGAAGCTAAAATCACAGCTAGCTTCAGGCTATGCAAGATGTTGGGTTGCTTGTCAAGGACCTCAAGTTTGGTATGAAAACCATTTAACCATCTACAAGATGCCTTCAGACTTGAGCATAGGAAGCGGCTAGACTATAACGCATATGAAACAGTTTGGAGTGCAAGCTTGCTCCTGTGCTCTAACTCGGCGAAGATTAGCAAAAGGGCATTAGTGTGGTGACCGGAATGACTCCGATGGTCTAAGAGGAATTCCTTCACTATATTCATCTGTTTGTTTGAAGGTCCGCATCGATGTAGACGTTGGAAGGCGGAAGGAAGGTGAGTTCGAAAGCCCTGCAGCAGACAATGCGGTTTCAGAGCATGAGACCAACAatgtaacatgaaaatgaaagtaCACTAAAAAAGAAATCATAGCACCATCTGCCATGTCCTTTGTTTTGTGAAGCAGAAATGTCCCTGCGAGGATCGTGACGAAGCCGCACATTTCTGTCACGATTTGAGTCGGGTTTTGCCTGTCCCAGTCCTGTGTGTAGATATGTACAAAGTGAAATTACGTTCAAGGCAACAACTGAGATGTTCAGACTAGAAGGCAAGCGTTTGTGGTTGGAGAGTATGGCTAGAACTCCATGACAGATAATAAAACGAAATGCCATGAAAGATGGATAGAGACAAAAGACTAGCTTAAGCGGTTGAATCATCATACCTTGAACATAATGACACTCGCCAAGATGGTTAAAGATGTGAACATTGTATAATATATGGGGGAAACAACTGCTGTATTGAACGTGTCAAGGGCCTGCATCCAGGGGGGAAACTGTCATATTTTTGAAAAATAAATTACAAAATGCCTTGTTAGGAAAGTAATACTGATACGGTTTGTTGAGCTAAGAATTATAAAGCAGCATCTAGAACATTCCTTCCGCTTACACGATGCACCGTTCAAAAACTTTTATTTCAGCAAATGATATCTCTAGTACACACAAGACTTCTACCAAGGGGCATGAATCTATATATTGTAAATTCTAAACCTTTGAGGCTCTAATAACACTGATGGATTAGAGGGGGTGGAACCAATAGAAACTGTATGCCATTTCTCTTTTGTTTCTATCGTATAGTTTCCGAACTCCAATCACCCTCGTATTCTATCAGTATGCTAGGTCACAGAAGGCTGGTTCAGAGAGAAGAAATAAAGAATACCTTATTCAAGTAATTCATTTGAGTAATGATGCATGCGATTACAACCATAGTAAAAGCCCATGTCTGTGGATATATGAGTTGGTTCGTCCCCAAAAATGTCAGCTTCAAAGCTATCCCAAGAGCTTTTACACTCATGACCTGCACAGTTCAGCAAACAAGTCTGCAAAATATATAACTAAAAAACATTAAATACAAGGATGCAAACCTAGTGAGAACATACCGAGATGGAACCTACGAGAGAGCAAACACCAATATACACCATGACATGGGTTTGTCCATAAAGTGGAACAAACTTGCACACAAGTACAGCAACTAAAGCAAGTACTACGGCTACGTAACACATGAAGGCTGAAAAACAACAATCAGCTAGTCAGCACTGGTTGTTAATCACTGTGAGGTTGATAAAGCACAGGCGTAAGTACAACTTCAAGCAACATTCGGAAATTGGCCAGATGTGAACAATGTAACAGTCAGTACCTGGTTCAGTAGCCAGACCCCAAACTTCAGTAACCGAGTCGATTTGACGCTCTGGCGGGGCATGAAGGACAATGGTGATGGACCCCACAACACATAGGACACATCCGAGAATGCCAAATATGTGCAGCTTCTCCCGCAGCATTAGATGTGCAAGTACAGCGCTGCAGTACAATAAAACTCCAAATTAATGATGAAATCAGTGAGGATCTCATAAGAAGAAACAGAAACACAGGATATTGtagaagaaaagccttgcctgatGATTATGCTAAGAGCACCAAGAGGAGTAACCAAAATAGCTGGCGCGAAAGCATAAGCTACAAAATTCGCGATTTCCCCAACAACCACTGCAAGACAATTTAGAAACATAGAGAGTACACAATGAGGCCCGATACAAAAATAAAATAGAGCTTAGAGAACAGTGCTCACTTGTTATCATGCCAACCCACCAAAGAGGCTCGTATAAATAAGAATAACCACCAACCCCTGTGATAGCATGGAGCATCAGTAATTCAGTATACACATGAAGCACAACACTTGGAATATAAATGTTCACGTGAGCTTGGGATGTAACGGTGGTATAAATGGTCACCGGGTACATGGGATATAACTGTTTGGGGAAATCAACAAGTTTGGTCAGAGCTTCACACCACACAGATAATAAACAAGATAAATAGTGCAGCACTGGAATTCAGTTCGGATCATTTGGCACATGTCTTGTAATGAGGTGCAATATCTAACAGACAATATTAACATTGGAGGGACACAAAGTGGCGTAAACTTGAAGACCTTTAACGACATTCAGTTCAAGGAAACAATAAGAGTCACCCTGTTTCTCAATATAAGCAACAAGTTTGTTCAGAGCTTCACAACACACGGATTAAAAACAACATACAGCAGGAAGGTTCAGAAATCTAATTCTGAGCATTTAACACATGGCTCACAGTGAGGTGCAATGTATAGTGACATTAAGATCAGAGGGATCCATGATGTTGCAAACATCTAAATCTCAGGGGCACCGGGGAAAATGAAGATAAATCTTTGGCGCTTTGCGCATGATTGCCTTCCCACGGGTGCTCAGCTCTGCTGGCGTCATATTCCGGCTAATAGTGGCTGCATTTACTGTAACCGGGAGGAAACCGCAGCTCATGCCTTTCTTTTGTGTGTTCACGCAAATGAGGTCTGGAGTGAGATCAAGTCtgcatacaatattcatcttcataGGAGCTTCTTCACTAGCACCAAGACCTGGCTCCACGAGTTTCTTGCAAGATCATCGGAAAAAGAATGCATGGTTCTGGCCGTGGTTTTCTGGCATATTTGGACTGCTCGCAATGGGGTGCGTAATGGTGAACTGATGAAATATCCTCACTGCATTGCGGAACAATCCAAGGCTTATGTTGATATGATAGAGCAACATCTTTTCTCTCCGTCTCCTTCTAATAGGCGTGAAACCATTCCTACTTCATCTCGATGGTCTCCGCCGCCTGAAGGTACGGTTCTTATAAATGTTGATGCTGCTCTGTTCATTCCTTCTCGTCGGATGGGTATTGGCGTCGTGATCCGAGACCACACTGGTGCCTGCTTGGCTGCGTGCAGCGAGCTGCTGAATGAGGTCACGATGCCTGAACTAGCTGAAGCGCTGGCTCTTCGCCGCGCGGTTGCCCTAGCTGGAGAGGAGGGTTTCAACAAGGTGATGGTTGTTTCAGACTGCCTGTCTCTGGTCCAGCGGCTCAGGTCGCCAGCACAGGATCGCAGCTTCGTGGGTGTGGTGTGCCAGGACATCAAGTTTCTTGGTTCAGGCTTCACCACATTTTCGATTAATCATGTCTCTCGTCATAGTAATGAATCGGCACATATTCTTGCTCGTTCGGCTGAGCATTTTGTTTCTTACTTAGTCAGGAACTTTGCCCCGGAATGTATCCGGAGAACTCTATGTAATGTTGCTGTTTGATTAATAAAGTGCCgtgatctcaaaaaaaaaaaaatctcaggGGCAGCACGCCGATAACATATCCACTGTAACCAAACGGTGACTAAATCCATTTAATATGAGGTCAGCGCCTATGAGTCGATGCATTCGCCAAATCTGTGCGCGTTAGTCGCTGCCTGAAGATCCAGTTTGTGGACTATGGCAAGTGATTCCATTACTGAATGAAAGGAATGTAGCATAGGCATAATGTTCGTCAGTGCAAGGCGCTGTGTCAGGCAGGCCATTCTCTAGGCCTTAGGTTCTTCAGTAAGTTCAGGCCAAATAGGTGGTCTGCCGACTTCAAGGTGAGTTGTCAAAAGGAAAATTTGTTCCGCCATGGCATTGGCGTTGAAATGAAACGACCTCCAGTTGCGCATCATGCATGAGAAGGCGAAATTTCTTACCGGCCCTGACGCCGGATGAGGAGGCGGCGGCCTTCTtgaggcccttcttcttgatgatgAAGCTGGCGCCGATGAAGAGGCTGGAGGAGAGCGCCAGCGCCAGCCCCTTCAAGTTGTCCGCGGACATGCCCCTGTACCACCTCCCGCCCATGCCGGCCGAGCCCTAGCGCCGccacgaggaggagaaggaggggcGAGTCCGCGCTGTCCTCATGCGGCGCCTGATTAGGACAGATCGGCGGCACGGCGGGCGGGAGACGGGGTCCGGCCACGGCGGCAGCGGAGGTCTGGGTGTGGAGGCGCGCGGGGTTCGTTGGTGTTGTGTTGGAAGGTACTGAAAAAGATGAAGAAGCAGACACTTGCAACCTATCGACTTTCCATATTCTCTGTTTTTGAATTATTATTGCAGCTATGTACTGCTTCATGCGTTGCGTCCCTGCTTATTTAGATCATAGTTAAAGTTAAAaatttatgaaggttaattaaatatTTGAAGGAAATGTTAACATTTATAATGTAAGATCTATCATCAtaaacaatatgttcatatgataTGTCTTCGTTATTATAGTTGTTGTTTTTTTTTCTACATTCTTGATAAAGTTTGATAAATTTTCTTTGACTAAACCTAGACCTCAAAATAAAATAAATTTTAATTTTAACCAAACCTAGAACATGAAGTAAACACAAAAGGGAGAGattactgttttttttttttttttgaggaaacaACGGGGGGCGATCGCCCACCTGAACTCATTTTTTCATTAATGCGGGAGTGGGTTATATGGGGGGCATAGAGCCTACAAAATAGGTCTGGGGCGGCATACCGCGCCCAAAACAGAGTGAGGGTGAGAGATGGGGGGAGCTGGATACAGGGGGAATACAGGGCAAGGGGGCAAGGTGAAAGACAGAGTCTAAGAGATAGCCTGGCACCAAGACAGCAGGGCGCTCGTGTCGATCCTAGGGGGGGCGCGGATGACCCACAGGCGGAGATGGTCAACCAACATGGCTAGAATGCGCGGAGTAGACATAAAATCTGCATCAAACACCATTCTGTTGCGGGATTTCCAAACAGTCCACAAGAGAGCTAAGATGACCGTGTTGCGCGCTTCCGGGTGCATCGGAGGTAAGTCTTCGGAGAGAGCATCGAGGAGGGCCGGAACGTCGGCGCCCACATGGGGGCGACCTGAGGGGGAGACGACATTCCAAAGGGGGCGAAGGCGGGGGCAGCCGACAAACAAATGCGAGGTGTCTTCCAGTTGATTCGGGCAGAAGGGGCAGTCCGAGGAGGCCACACATCCGATACGGTGCAGCAGCGCCCGTGTCCTGGTCTTGTGGAGGCGTAGTATCCAAAAGAACACCCGCACCTTTAGAGGCGCAAAGCAGGCCCAGTTGACGTCTTGCCCTGGGACGATACAACCTGAGGAGTGGAGGGACCGGTAGACGCTTCCAGTGGAGAAGTCGGTCAATGGGCCAAGCGATATGGAGCGAATGTCCGGCGACGAAGTGAGGGAGATCCGGGAGAGGCAAGCATGGATGAACTCCATCTCGCCAGCGGCTGCTGCAGAAACTCGGTGAACAAGCGGAACCTCAA
Coding sequences within it:
- the LOC127345957 gene encoding probable magnesium transporter NIPA4 — its product is MGGRWYRGMSADNLKGLALALSSSLFIGASFIIKKKGLKKAAASSSGVRAGVGGYSYLYEPLWWVGMITMVVGEIANFVAYAFAPAILVTPLGALSIIISAVLAHLMLREKLHIFGILGCVLCVVGSITIVLHAPPERQIDSVTEVWGLATEPAFMCYVAVVLALVAVLVCKFVPLYGQTHVMVYIGVCSLVGSISVMSVKALGIALKLTFLGTNQLIYPQTWAFTMVVIACIITQMNYLNKALDTFNTAVVSPIYYTMFTSLTILASVIMFKDWDRQNPTQIVTEMCGFVTILAGTFLLHKTKDMADGLSNSPSFRLPTSTSMRTFKQTDEYSEGIPLRPSESFRSPH
- the LOC127345956 gene encoding DEAD-box ATP-dependent RNA helicase 58, chloroplastic: MASAASTATLTGHLYPLPSTLNSIPSTTRLAPSAYRPRPLRAVAAAAATLREVCAGRVPDHVIQRAEDVGYLVPTEVQEQSLPLLLSGQDCILHAQTGSGKTLAYLLSIFSVVDVGRSSVQALVIVPTRELGIQVTKVARLLAAKTCNVMALLDGGMLKRQKSWVKAEPPAIIVATVASLCQMVEKRAFSLGSIKILVIDEVDFIFGSSKQVNPLRKILNSYTAASSRQTIFASASIPQHNRFVHDCVQHKWTKSDVVHVHVNPVHPMPSHLNHTYVICSKKERLHVLLSLLERDAPKSVIIFVAQQSEKSKRAGNPPSSTLVVEFLRTEYKGALEVLLLEEDMNFNARATSFTEVKEKGFLLVSTDIASRGFDLPQTSHIYNFDLPKTATDYLHRAGRTGREPFSKSECTVTTLITEEERFVLQRFQNELKFHPRQLPLESMFTFSL